ACTACACCCTTAGTAGTGTATGTGGATGTTCACATAAGAAAATATATCACCCGTCAGTTGGTCGTATGAATGAATTTCTTCCTCGTCtcgtttttaaaaaaaatagatattaaTATTGATactgatgatgataatgatgatgatgaagatgaagataaaaataaagatacaGACTGCGGCAAAGTCTTTGTCCTTTTTTGTTTGATAGACAGCAAAGCATTTGTCGCATTAAGAAGTAaagaagatagaagaaaaataaggcAAGTATGATCCTTGCCTACATTATTTGTTGGGATGCGGATAGAGAGTGGAGTGTGAAGTATGGAAAAAAGGCGGCGGAAAGAAGAAATTTCGTCCATACTCCACTCTTTGAATGGACAAAGAAATTAATAAACAgtaaattatttgtttttttattaaaaataaataaataataaattgtgGACGAAATTTCTCAATAATTAAATATAAGAATATGATAGACAAGCCCGTGAGTCCGTGACACTTCCACCACATAGACAAAATTAGGTTGGTTATTGTCTTGTTAATACTCAATATtactaagaattttttttggtaagaattaTTTTACTAAGATGATGATATGTCAATTGGGTCTATTAATTCTGGGTTGGACTTTATTGTGCCATAAAAGACCCAAGATCAAATGTGGGGCCTAATTATGATAATACGTGTTAGGGCCTTATTAAGTAAGCATAACTACATAAGGGCATGTTCATTATAGTATACTCTAGCTGAGGGATAAACAAGCATTTGCCTATGTTGGGGTACAAGTAACTATACACGTAGGGTCCACTAGCACTATTTATGTGGGAACCATAAGTTACTTTTCATATGAGATGCAAATGGTATTAAGAAGTAGTATGGGCTTTAATGTTTGATTCTTATCCTTCTAAGGCATTTGCATCTCTTGTATTAGATATTGAGTCTTGGGTCTAATGGCCATGTTTGTTTCACAACTTTCTATATCCAATGCATTATGTTAAAGATAGCATATTTGTTATAAGGATAATATACAGTGGCATCTTCCACTGTTAAAGAAATACCTCCTgaataataccaaattatattcAAACTCCTTACCATCAATCGttacggaatataccttatatgcttgtcagttggtgtatttttttttaaataccaaaatacccttataaaagGTAAAGTACCTAATGTACCCTTCTCTTAACCCCTAACCCTCATCACATAcccttcattgtcttcatccCCAAACCGTGAAGAGCAGCACCAGAATATGATGGAGTTCGCTCAGGGGATGCTAACTGAAGAAGAAGCCACTATGCAATTTCAGCTCAAGCTCTTGAAATGTGCTCCCACAAGAAGGGTCTCAGCATTGGTACTTTCTGTAGACTGGCCCTCGAAGCTTACAGGGTTTTCGTGAAACAAAGAGAGTGGGTATGATAATTTGAGCACGAAGCAGCTCCAAGAAGCGATCTTTGCGATGCACGAGAACACGGGGAAGACTTATTCTTCAGCAGCGGACCTCTCAACCCTTCTTTAATGTTTGTGTGAGTTCATTTGGGTTTCGCTTCCTCCACTAGATTTTGATTGGTTAGTTGATCGAATATGACTATAGCCTTAGGCTAGAGCCTCTTTTCAATCAATGTCTCAGGGATGGCCTGAGATTTCGTTCCAAGCTATCATCCTATTTCAATTACTCTCTTATTAAGCTAGCCTTCAATGGTGGGAGCTTCTGCAACTTCAAGCCACTCTCCTCTGTTCCTGTGATTAGAGCTACTTCTATTATTACAATTACCCCGGAAATTTCTGAAGCATCCAAGGTCATGTTTCAGGAGACTTTCACGTTGAAACGAACTCACATTCAAGTTGAAGATGGATTTCAGGCTTGCCTTAGAGGTTTTTCTTGGATTTGGTGTGTTTTCAGTTTGGATCAATCCATTAATCGGTCTGGCCAACTTGATTTCTACAAATCCGAACCAAAGTTGTATTTGGGGtatcttttggattttggcGATTGCAGCCATTTGAAGCGTAACATCAATGTTACTACCCCCACCACAACCACCATGCAACTAAAGATGAAAATAGTGTAGAAGATAAAGATCAATGTACTTTGAATTTTGGCGAGAAATCCATGGTGAAGGTGAGTAAAGGTTAGGGGCATTGAGGGAGTTGGGTAAAATATGATTTGATCATGTGTTAATTTAAAGGGTAAGACCATCATTTTAAATTCTCACTTAACAAAGACTGACAACAGgaggtctgagtataattttgTTATTTGGAATTATGcagggggtgtctctctaatagtggcattctctaggagctagcattgtaaattacccttgttATAATTGTTTATGCATAGTCTTATGACATTAATTTAGTTGTTATCACATTCGAGAagttgtttgaaaattttttcggatagaaatatgaaaaaaaaatcagaagggGATAATCTCCTCTTAGCATCCAACTGTACAAGAATAGGAGGGGGAGAACCCCACTAAGATATTGCGTCATAATGGATCGATTATGAAAATTTAGAGAGTTATTTCGAATATTATATATTGCAGTCCACTTACAATAATGTATTGTAACTGGGTACTTTACCCTTATTTTTGATAGGCCCACTTGTATAGGGTGTGCCTCACAAATCATAAAATCATGGAATTGTTACCTCCCTCCCCACCCAATATATATACTAGCAAAATTAAACGTGCATTGGCTATAtgttggagaaagagagagttgtCCAAACTCATATTAATTGTATTTTATCTTTTAACAACTATCCCTTATAGCAAACTGaattaaatagaaaatgaaTTGAATAACTGTAGAAATATCATTACTATCACAAATTAACCCAAATAATTATGTAAATGTTATTATCATTCATGCTACCATAACTAAAAATTATGAAGATTTCATTACCATTCACCTTTCCTAAAATAGCTATGAAAATGTTGTTACATAAGTGATCTTTTCGATTTTGTTCCATGTGAACGAACTTTGGTTGTTGACATATATGAATGCGGTTGTTTTGTGTGGACAATTGCCTTACTGATAATGTTGTTGTTTTGTGTGGACGATTGCCTTAACTAATTATGTTATGAACGGttgaatattattaaaaaataaaataaaaaataaaaacaaaagcacACACAAATGGAAAGAGAGCAGAATCTGATTTAAAGAGAGGCCATACTCGGTTCAACAAATGTTAATAGGAAGCACAATACTTCTGGCAAATATTATGCGTTGACTAAAACTAATGGGTAAGAGATTGTTGTCTGGTTATGTGCCCCTACACCAGTGGCGGGCTAatgtaaaaaggaaaaaaaaataaaaaacctacaTCGTAACACGAAAAATTAAGTTTGTCTATACAAATTCCATAGAACCAGTGACCTTTATTTAAACCTCCCATGTCTCTGAAGAACTACTAAAATATAGACATTTAGATTAGGATCCAACATCACTTACTAAAAATCTAAATTAAACATTTTCATACTTTGCCTATTGTTAAATATACAAGTAACACAATCTAGACTAATTGCTCGACCAAAGCAAGCATGGAAACAATtacaatattttcttttcacttgctTCTCTAAGTATTTCAAATTCGTCAATgtaagtgtcacaccccgttcacacagaatcgggccagtgaccgggttaacaccggttaacccaaacctgtcaagatcatctgatatagtattccaccacagcatacacacaactaagaaagtgctcatcagttcaacgaaagacttggtttacctgtgaatattcccataatacttgatacccaaattataatacaatagttaagtacatgtgggcccgaaggcatgatatttacacaaaaagaatacaatttacatatcaagtactcaaaagaaatcatcaaaaatcagatagtacagctcagctcggtatcaaagggtagagctcagctcggtatcaaagggtagagctcagctcggcatcgaggttagagctcagctcggtatcagaattgcggtcccgcagcatagccctcgcacgagcaatccgtgccatgctctaactcctcagggacccaccaatcctcttcagggaactcaactgtgggacccgaccagtgctcttcagatggatgacctgcaaaatcatctaaaagaggtgcacacgtgggatgagctcactagctcagtaagtggaaagatggaccacacagtagtccacacaacaaatcacaaccatatgcactatatgctatgcaatacatttttaatcacatccacctaagcagcattactaagtccttggtttagtgctactacaaccacagtgtgcgtatactccgggtacgaccagcgaactccatcccgcgatacgcccatagggctgtcggagaaggcccaccgtgagtactccaaaaagtaaaacatgccaaccatcggctctcaacataaaataaatgacaaaaattaaatatgctaactccagcaatttaaaagcagtacgattggccctcttgaatataccactggggttgccgactatcctaatgaccagccgggcgtaatgtctaaccgccacagtgacccgacaactgcgaccattgcttccccccaaatggtaacccaacaccttaacccctgttgggaagggtcgtagcacgggaagattataatcctaaaccgcatgctcctatatgataatagtacgattgcatagtgccaccgcgtcccataccacaggccaccgatgcactcgtttctaagccgactacggcatctagtctattaatgcatcatgcacaatgatgtcaacattcaccaTATAAGCATGTCATCACTTGGCAATtataaaataaacacaacacccatggcataacaatgtgaggatgactaatctacatagcattttcatgatgacatggctagtctagatacaattaaatgaatgccaaacaataccttgaaacaaggccaaacgtcctctccccacttacctgtagtgtacaaggactcacgctcggtatgggtgagatctgGTACGAGAAGCATAcgtgttggtgaacctaacataagtgaatggggttagtatttcgccactttgggatcaaaattaacaagatccaatcacaaaatcatgtttagaatcctaaacgaaggtcgcacgtccgttttgggtccaatcggacgtaaaaatcacgttgggggcctctcgagtgggtcggacagcccacctgtctgacccaccagtcagacccaccggtcctgaccgacgggtaggtcggcccaccggtctggcctgCCGAATGAGcctgagggtcctgctaagaccggagggtagggtggcccgtcggtcggcccgtcggttgggcccgccggtcggcccgtcggttgggcctgagggtcctgacctctcaggcgggtgccctcaggcggacCAAATAGCCCACCGGTCATGGCGGGAATTgccattttcacctgaaaccttccccaacctttagggaatcaaatggggttcttccaaacccattctccacacattcaaggtctcataagatggttctaacttagatctaggttagatttaaggaatggaaaaccatcttatcttctttgctcaagaactccttcaaaaccccaaaatcacttccaatcaccaacgctcttgcaaccgtggaaacctttcttcaaatccttcaaaatcaacacatagatcatctattaaaccttatatTTATCAtcttaaaccttagattcatcatctcaagggggatttacaagacctcaagaaaccctacccaaatcaagggttttacttgggtatggtgaaagtttaaggaatctagcatttgctcacctctaaacatagatcttgtgttggagatcactcttctggcgtcggaatgggaagatcaagccccggcgccactgaaatccatcttttcttcctcttccttctcttctcctcttctttcccttcttttctctctcctctttactcttctcgccaacgtccgagtgtcataaatgagaaaagaaaagaaaaaggaaaacataattgctatttatacttcctaaaataactaagtaatcacatgggtgggtcactcaggtgggtggatacgcccacctgtgacccccacctgagggccaaaacttggccaacaagtgggattttgacagaattagaccctcggcacgaatctcactcttggcataagatgtaatatacgtatgcgcctaaagatacggctacatacctaccttatccgtacatggccttatgatatgtgtatgtgcacagcttgggtactcctgtctcttctggcactggctcggacttgtctggccagccggtgtttaaggtcacccttgctatcatggtccataaggaacccgccttaaccctctccggttcgggtcctgcatggataaactgggtcaaccgtgaaatcagaccgggtttaagaagtagggtattacagtaaGGGCCATCATTCTCAATTCTCAGACAGAGAAGGGAATTAAAAGACATGGGCCTTCTCCCCCTTTCTTCTATACTGTATAGGTTGATTAAGTACTAAACTTAGGAAAGAAAACTATAAGGTTCTCAACTAAGTAGCAAAATAGGTGAGTTATAAAATACACGATTATTGTCAAAACATGCTTATCACTACACAGGGACATTGTGGCACCAAAATATGCCCCAAAATTAAAGAGACATTTGCAAGAAGCTAGTGTAGCAGAATCTCATGGAAAATGATAAAACATAtataacaacaataacaaaataacatagccttatcccaattgaaAAAACGTAAAATATATACAAGTTGAATAAGACTTGATCATATTCATACCCTTAAAGCTTTCTATATAGACttgtgactctatgactaagtaacaaaaaaaaaaaaaaaaaaagataagtaatgtgtgtgtgtgtgtgttacttactaaaacaaaaaattactgAGTAGTGTGTAAACTAAACTAAGAGAACATGATCCTTTTAATATTACTAATCTATTCTGGTTAATATTATTGAATAAATTGTAACCAGAACAATAATGCTAAACAAATCATATTCTTTGTAATGTATAACCAGAATATGATCTTAGTTTTTCTTGTGATCACTTGTGTTGGCTACTTAGTTGCAAATAAAAAGCAAACTTAGATGTTGAAGTTAATCTCCATCCATGGCAGCATTATTGAATCCTCTAAATCGAATCGAGGGTAATTATTGGACTCAGGTGCGAGacaaatatcaatatcaatcaaaagaaaaagataaataaataactacaaCAGAAAACGAaaagacactttttttttcttctaaaaagtAGCCAAAACATACTAAAATGCTTATGTGCGTACTTTGTATTATGTCTATTGCTTACAGAAGAATCATTATATCACTGCATTGCAATCTACATTTGTTTAAGTTTAGCTATCTAGAAATTGAAGTGGATAATTATGAAGATGATAATAAAGAAAATGTATACAATTAATCTAGAAACTAAAGTGGGTAattatgatgatgaagataagaTGTAAATTAATAGAATTCTTACATGGCTCAGGCTTTACATGTGGAAATACTGCACCATTCAAGTAAGAGTTTAAATTATAGTTCATACATGTCATAAAAGATAACTATCTATGAAGTTAAAAAAGTTTAAATAATAGTCCAtacaaatcataaaagatatAAATTTAAATTATACAGCAACAGTAAGACCGTATTGAAAGTAAAAATAATAGGAGTTTTTTTCAATTATGGAATCTATACACAAAACAAAGGGGAGAGATATTgtattgaaattaaaaataataggaGTGTTTCCAATTATGGAAACTATACATTAAACAAATAATAGGTGTTTTGTTAATAAGAATTTTTCCTATTATACTTCTCCGACCTATCACCCTGCTAATAATATGCTTTTCTCTATGATTGTTGGTTAGGTGATTTTTAAATTCAATTGAGACTcaacaacaagagagagagagatcgtatTGAAACTAAAATAGTGGTAGTTTTTTGGTTCCGGAAACTAAACACAAAACAACTGGGGGATAGAATTTGGAAAGATATATATCACATACTtaaaaacaatatatttttttagtaatGTAGAAAGATAAATATTGAGGCAAGGAAGATGCAGGGATAACTTACGAAAAAAAGATCAAGCGAGcaattaatggaaaaaatataCCATAAAGAGGCAAATgggaacgagagagagagagagagagagagagagagagagagagagagagagagagagagNNNNNNNNNNNNNNNNNNNNgagaaagagttttagtaaaaaaaaaaaaatgaaagtggaTGAAATTAATTTAtggtattaaaagaaaaataataagaatccACAAAATTGTATCatatcatgagagagagagagaggtaggaACGTGCGAGAGGGAGGTGAGAACATGAGAAATTGAGagcaaataaagaaattaaaatttaaagagtatttaagtattataaaaatataataatataaaagatactatcaatttaagaagaaaaaaagaaaaaaagataatgaagaagaaaagaaatttgtcacttcatgcttttatataataatagtatgattatatatatatatatatatattcttatttatttccaAAAGGTCAACCCGCCATCTTCTagattttcttctcattcttcaaGGTTTAATAGAAAAGTTATTTTTTCCACAATCTTAGATATATTTTCTGCATAatttaccaatatatatatatatatatatatatatagttcacACAACTTTTCATGTGGCAATTCCGTATGGGTTCATGTTATGTTATACGTTTTTTCTTGGTAAGATAAAGGATGCTTGCTATACAATCACCAAACAAGATTGGAAAAATGGTTAAGAGGTGAGTTCAAAATtcaatataatataaaattggAGTTTGAAATTCCACGTAATCGATAACGTGAGACAGGCTTAGTTCTATCACATAGACTTGCCTATGCCATATCCCAACTTTCCAAGGTGTGTGCATGACCTCATGAAGAAGACATTGTTtagcaaattttttatttattattattacttatttcAATTTATTTGGACAAGCATATCTTGAGAGTCGAAGAATGAAAATTATAAGCATTACTTGAAAgttaaagaaatgaaaattataTAAGTCATGACCCAAATGAGGACTCTACCCTAGAAATTCCTTAGTCCAAATATGGAATTAAGAATAAATATTACAAAACCTATCTCTTTGGCCATCCTTACTAAAGAGTTTGCTAAGCCATTCGGAGgagaaaaaagcaaaaagccCCCAGAAGATCACACACAGGGTGGTAGCTAGAGAAAGCTGGAGGGATTCATAGAAAGATCGATGGAGACAAATGTGTTTATTGTGAATGAAGAAGAGAGTGATCTTGGGCAGATTCCCTACCTCGTTTGTAGCAGAGTTCAACCTTTAAGTTGCAAAATAAAGCAAGTGCTTACTTCTCTAGCTTATTTCCATTATCCTGGTCTTCTCTTCCCTCGGGTTTTGTTGTGCTTTCTCAGTAGAGGAGGATCATtaattccttcatttttttttttccttgtttattctttttaatgaaattcttTTTATGGGTCTTCGCAGCATAGATGATTGTGACATTGGAGATGATGGGAAGATGCGAATGTCTGATAGTAGtaaaagattttattatttcatgcaAACCTTGAATGAAAAGTTGGGTTTGGAGGAGTTCACTTCCTTGAAGGTTGGTACAAAAAACTGCTAATAATAAAGAAGAATGATGAAATTTTGCAACTACTTGGGTTAcaagaattttttattgtctGAGCTCGcagcaaagaaatgaaatttcaaatgatatttaagaaaatataaaagattGTATTTATGAACTCAAAGAGGAAGTGaatttattccatttctttggttaTCAGCTTAggtaataaataattttttgtattttgtgaAAGATTGGATCTTTTGCATACATGTTAATTCACCTGGacatgtgaggatccaacaaCAGTCCATTTTGTTTCCATATATACCCCTCTTCACCTtttaaatgattgaaaataagacagatgttggatcctcacatgtacgTCTAGGTGAATATATGTGCAGAGGAAACTGCTCATTTTATGACCATCTTATtacaaattaatttatttttatggatGACTGAGAGATTATGCCAACCACATGGAGGTAAAATGATTACCCCATCCCCTATGAAAGGTAATAATACATGCACTATTGATGTTATTACATGCACTCCAATTGACCCGTGAATTGGTATAAGGCCACACCTCAAGGGGTTAGCACAGTTCCCCTCTTCACCTtttaaatgattgaaaataagacagatgttggatcctcacatgtacgTCTAGCTGAATATATGTGCAGAGGAAACTGCTCATTTTATGACCATCTTATtacaaattaatttatttttatggatGACTGAGAGATTATGCCAACCACATGGAGGTAAAATGATTACCCCATCCCCTATGAAAGGTAATAATACATGCACTATTGATGTTATTACATGCACTCTAATTGACCCGTGAATTGGTATAAGGCCACACCTCAAGGGGTTAGCACAGTTGCCTTGGAGGGGACATGGTACTCTACCTCAGGAAGCGAGGTCCCTTGATCAAACCTTCACCGTTGCACCTAATTTCTTGGGGCCACTCATCCGGTTATGTATAAGCGGTATCACACTGATCCCAGGGATTAGTCGGGTCGAAGATCCAGATACCCtggttataaaaaaaaagaaaaaagagatctcTTAGCCTAATTTCTTATCCTTACTTAAAATACTAACTGAATTTATATTATATCAGACATGGAGAGCATCATTTGCAGAACTACTGGGCATGGGCGTCTTGGTTTTTTCAATGGACACAATGGTCATCGGCACCTTAGAGACCAACACACAAAATCCAAACCTCGTATTCTCCATCTTCGCCGCCCTCACCCTCTCAATTATGCTCCTCGCCGTCTTCCCAATCTCCGGTGGCCATCTTAACCCTGCCATCTCCTGGTCCGCCGCATTTGTGGGCTTGATCTCAATATCTCGAGCCATCATTTACACTATAGCCCAAAGCATCGGCGCCGTCCTCGGCGCCCTAGCACTCAAAGCCGTGCTCAGCAGCGAAATCCAGAAGAACTTCTCACTTGGTGGCTGCACCCTCACGGTCATCGCACCTGGCCCAGATGGGGCGCCCACCCACATAGGCATTGGAACGAGCCAAGGGCTTTGGCTTGAGATCCTATCTATGTTCGCTGTCCTTTTCGCCGCCGCCGGTATTGGCATGACACGTAGCCGAGCCCTAGGCCCTAGCCCACTCTTCATGTTCTCAATTATCGGTATCATGGTGGGGCTATTGACATATGTAACAACGACGGTGACGACGGTGAAGGGATACGCTGG
This Macadamia integrifolia cultivar HAES 741 chromosome 10, SCU_Mint_v3, whole genome shotgun sequence DNA region includes the following protein-coding sequences:
- the LOC122091590 gene encoding probable aquaporin TIP3-2, encoding MVKSIDDCDIGDDGKMRMSDSSKRFYYFMQTLNEKLGLEEFTSLKTWRASFAELLGMGVLVFSMDTMVIGTLETNTQNPNLVFSIFAALTLSIMLLAVFPISGGHLNPAISWSAAFVGLISISRAIIYTIAQSIGAVLGALALKAVLSSEIQKNFSLGGCTLTVIAPGPDGAPTHIGIGTSQGLWLEILSMFAVLFAAAGIGMTRSRALGPSPLFMFSIIGIMVGLLTYVTTTVTTVKGYAGSGMNPARCIGPAIVRGGVLWDRHWVFWVGPGIAVVLFYVYTKIIPSDTFYTTQA